The Drosophila biarmipes strain raj3 chromosome 2L, RU_DBia_V1.1, whole genome shotgun sequence genome has a window encoding:
- the LOC108033765 gene encoding uncharacterized protein LOC108033765 isoform X5 — protein sequence MSPPSNHSLLLPTGGRPPATPSSIPPSGNSGGSNSHQGSPATNSMSHHKRSQSFNHHLSYNQYTPTQPPPHHLHPPQPPSLPSHLGAAGPRSSSVQIPSSKIAAPILASSMDASPAIQAAAAAAAAMGVPSARKGSTKANWTISCLRPTPPLRPSLLNATSGSGGGSGGSGGGSSSSNALASYCSGRKNQPTYEEDALVLRVFEAYCAAYQNNARNTIHSALQPWTPCLPIRGGKLKTSKTFSTSNPQLPFIAHVGNSPYLNQQHLQQQHSQQPHLQQQQHPQQQTGRQHSAGSLNSSFIWREASPNNFNLYSSSVSSSLNTTPAQKYSLSGAGGGSPTIKDYQRALSEERATRKSLNRLKSGFGSGYDNVCTSPLLPRKNKPAPKLVAQQTYQRPPGNATTTIVKPNPAGHPGLYDRRLNRSFETSTSHRYAGYGAGYLMNCGGALRTSTLQRSTPQLAGGERSDDSDVERELLRTNGAGPPANLELNADGSKRQSGSWCCGLENEDMTPTLRQLWTAIRQMQQDMSQIKLQINEERALRADLQQLLMQHLETSSVSSGANTPKC from the exons ATGTCGCCGCCGTCGAACCACAGCCTGCTCCTGCCAACCGGAGGTCGTCCGCCGGCCACGCCCAGCAGCATCCCGCCCAGCGGCAACAGCGGCGGGAGCAACAGCCACCAGGGATCGCCGGCCACCAACTCGATGTCGCATCACAAACGGAGCCAGTCGTTCAACCACCACCTCAGCTACAATCAGTACACGCCCACTCAGCCTCCACCACATCATCTGCATCCACCACAACCACCAAGTCTGCCAAGTCATCTGGGGGCAGCCGGCCCCAGATCAAGTTCAGTCCAGATACCAAGCAGCAAGATAGCAGCTCCAATCCTGGCGTCGTCCATGGACGCCAGTCCAGCAATTcaggcagcagcggcagcagcagcggcaatggGGGTGCCAAGCGCAAGGAAAGGAAGCACAAAGG CTAACTGGACCATCAGCTGCCTGCGACCCACGCCGCCGTTGCGGCCCAGTTTGTTAAACGCCACGAGCGGATCGGGAGGTGGTAGCGGTGGGAGTGGTGGcggcagcagctccagcaacGCCCTGGCCAGCTACTGCAGCGGGAGAAAGAACCAGCCCACCTACGAGGAGGACGCCCTGGTGCTCCGGGTGTTTGAGGCCTATTGTGCCGCCTACCAGAACAACGCCAGGAACACCATCCACTCGG CCTTGCAACCCTGGACTCCGTGTCTGCCCATCCGCGGTGGCAAGCTGAAAACGAGCAAAACCTTCTCGACCTCCAATCCACAGCTGCCTTTCATAGCCCATGTCGGCAACTCACCCTACCTCAATCAGCAgcacctgcagcagcaacactcgCAGCAGCCacacctgcagcagcagcaacatccccAGCAGCAGACAGGTCGTCAACACTCCGCCGGCAGCTTGAACTCCTCCTTTATTTGGCGCGAGGCGAGTCCCAATAACTTCAATCTGTACTCCAGTTCGGTATCCTCCTCGCTGAATACGACGCCTGCGCAGAAGTACTCCTTATCCGGGGCAGGAGGAGGGTCGCCCACCATCAAGGATTACCAAAGAGCCCTGTCGGAGGAGAGGGCCACCAGGAAGTCCCTGAATCGCCTCAAGAGTGGCTTTGGCTCCGGATACGACAATGTGTGTACTTCACCGCTGCTACCTCGGAAAAACAAACCGGCACCCAAGTTGGTGGCCCAGCAGACGTACCAGCGACCCCCGGGCaacgccaccaccaccataGTAAAGCCGAATCCGGCGGGTCACCCAGGACTCTACGATCGCCGGTTAAACCGATCCTTCGAGACCTCCACTTCGCATCGCTACGCCGGCTATGGAGCCGGCTACCTGATGAATTGTGGCGGAGCCCTGCGCACCAGTACGCTCCAGAGGAGCACGCCCCAGCTGGCCGGCGGAGAACGGTCGGACGACAGCGACGTGGAGCGGGAACTGCTGCGGACCAATGGGGCAGGTCCCCCGGCGAATTTGGAACTCAATGCCGATGGCAGCAAACGGCAGTCGGGCAGCTGGTGTTGCG GTCTTGAAAACGAAGATATGACCCCCACGTTGCGCCAACTGTGGACCGCCATCCGCCAGATGCAGCAGGACATGTCCCAGATAAAGCTTCAGATCAACGAGGAGCGAGCCCTGCGAGCCGATCTCCAGCAGCTGCTGATGCAGCACTTGGAGACGAGCAGCGTGAGCAGCGGGGCCAACACGCCCAAGTGTTGA